A region of Toxotes jaculatrix isolate fToxJac2 chromosome 23, fToxJac2.pri, whole genome shotgun sequence DNA encodes the following proteins:
- the LOC121177368 gene encoding early growth response protein 1-like, with translation MLLEREDSFMSEFEDACSAWVDSVGSSPSDGADSDVGSPFCQVFSPGTDASDSDFFSDFSDCSSDTLSPSLGYTGSFFAEPEPSPAAAGLSSTADAILNMITEIVGICTEMEQQGDAGSLRESTPSSAAPSPATASPLPPLFAASPCVASSSDMSIPPPAAAQQLPPASISQPVVVKSEFVNSSCSSGCGLPSMNGNDALFPLSADSLLPLSALEQQVDVADFIDSLLSSEAGQGELKPGCELKQEPLGLDEWLKSLAAAPVTGGDSSSYVISRPVVKTELVQNGSDLHFSPAPLPSTLDSHLLSSLLQGAFPIVNISNVHTTGAPKLSRGGRRAPAKNGLKVKPFPCSVQGCERRFSRSDELNRHVRIHTGQKPFQCSICARSFSRSDHLTTHTRTHTGEKPFSCDVCGKRFARSDERKRHGRVHVKQQLRAQMMAAYSLALNAPGV, from the exons ATGCTTCTGGAGCGCGAGGACAGCTTCATGTCGGAGTTTGAGGACGCGTGCAGCGCCTGGGTGGACAGTGTGGGCTCGAGCCCCAGCGACGGAGCTGACTCTGACGTGGGGTCACCTTTCtgccaag tttTCTCTCCGGGAACTGACGCCTCGGACTCAGATTTCTTCTCCGACTTCAGCGACTGCTCCTCGGACACGCTCTCGCCCTCCCTCGGCTACACCGGCAGCTTCTTCGCCGAGCCGGAGCCTTCACCTGCGGCAGCGGGGCTGAGCAGCACCGCGGACGCGATCCTCAACATGATCACGGAGATCGTCGGGATCTGCACCGAGATGGAGCAGCAGGGCGACGCCGGCTCTCTCCGCGAGTCCACCCCATCCTCTGCGGCGCCCTCCCCGGCCACAGCTTCCCCCTTGCCCCCGCTCTTCGCTGCATCTCCTTGCGTTGCTTCCAGCTCTGACATGAGCATCCCTCCCCcggctgcagctcagcagctgccCCCCGCCTCCATCTCACAACCTGTGGTGGTTAAGAGCGAGTTTGTGaactccagctgcagcagcggcTGTGGACTACCTTCCATGAACGGGAATGATGCTCTGTTCCCGCTCAGCGCCGACTCTCTCCTCCCGCTGTCGGCTCTGGAGCAACAGGTGGATGTGGCTGATTTCATCGACTCTCTGCTGAGCTCTGAGGCCGGCCAGGGCGAGCTGAAGCCCGGCTGTGAGTTGAAGCAGGAGCCGCTGGGGCTGGACGAATGGCTGAAGAGCTTAGCGGCCGCTCCGGTTACCGGGGGAGATTCTAGCAGCTACGTCATCAGCAGACCGGTAGTCAAGACGGAGCTCGTGCAGAACGGGAGCGACCTCCACTtctcccccgcccccctcccctccaccctgGACTCTCAtctcctgtcctccctcctgcAGGGCGCGTTCCCGATAGTCAACATCAGCAACGTGCACACGACAGGAGCCCCCAAGCTCTCACGCGGGGGCCGACGCGCCCCCGCCAAGAACGGGCTGAAAGTGAAACCGTTCCCCTGCTCCGTGCAGGGGTGCGAGCGCCGCTTCTCGCGCTCTGATGAACTGAACAGGCACGTGCGCATCCACACGGGACAGAAGCCGTTCCAGTGCAGCATCTGCGCCCGCAGCTTCAGCCGCAGCGACCACCTGACcacgcacacgcgcacgcacaccgGAGAAAAGCCCTTCTCGTGCGACGTGTGCGGCAAGCGGTTCGCACGCAGCGACGAGAGGAAGAGGCACGGCCGCGTGCACGTCAAGCAGCAGCTGCGCGCGCAGATGATGGCCGCCTACTCCCTGGCCCTGAACGCGCCTGGCGTCTAA